Proteins found in one Alicyclobacillus cycloheptanicus genomic segment:
- a CDS encoding adenosylhomocysteinase: MIRDIGLAGAGNLKIDWVAAHMPLLNQVRAQFERERPFAGKRVAICLHLEAKTAYLALTIQAGGAQVAVAASNPLSTQDDVVAALVDRGVTAFAWHGATDEEYHTHLNRLLDFHPDAIIDDGGDLVATLHRDRPAQTTEIIGGCEETTTGILRLKAMEAEGSLRFPMMAVNDAYCKYLFDNRYGTGQSVWDGIMRTTNLVVAGKTAVVVGYGWCGKGVAMRAKGLGARVVVCEVDPIRALEAMMDGFSVMPIVEAAKVGDFFVTVTGNRDCITRPAFEVMKDGAVLANAGHFDVEISKPDLHALATDVRTVRSNVEEFRFRDGRRVYLLADGRLVNLASGDGHPVEVMDMTFALQALGLRQIVEHQYAPGVHTIPKELDETVARMRLAAWGVEIDALSAGQRTYLTSWHSD, encoded by the coding sequence ATGATCCGCGACATCGGTCTGGCGGGGGCGGGAAACCTGAAAATTGACTGGGTAGCTGCACACATGCCGCTGCTCAATCAGGTGCGGGCACAGTTTGAGCGGGAGCGGCCGTTTGCGGGCAAACGCGTGGCGATTTGCCTGCACTTGGAGGCGAAGACGGCGTACCTGGCGCTGACGATTCAGGCGGGGGGCGCGCAGGTGGCGGTGGCGGCCAGCAACCCGCTGTCGACGCAGGATGACGTCGTGGCTGCACTGGTCGATCGCGGCGTGACCGCGTTTGCCTGGCACGGCGCCACGGACGAGGAGTATCATACGCACCTGAACCGGCTGCTCGATTTTCACCCGGATGCCATCATTGACGACGGCGGTGACCTGGTGGCGACGCTGCATCGGGATCGGCCAGCACAGACGACGGAAATCATCGGCGGCTGTGAGGAGACGACGACGGGCATCCTGCGGCTCAAGGCGATGGAGGCGGAAGGGAGCCTTCGCTTTCCGATGATGGCCGTCAACGACGCCTACTGCAAATACCTGTTTGACAATCGATACGGCACCGGGCAGTCGGTGTGGGACGGCATCATGCGCACGACCAACCTGGTGGTCGCCGGAAAAACGGCCGTTGTGGTCGGGTACGGCTGGTGCGGGAAGGGCGTGGCGATGCGGGCCAAGGGCCTGGGGGCGCGTGTGGTCGTCTGCGAGGTCGATCCGATTCGCGCGCTGGAAGCCATGATGGATGGGTTTTCCGTGATGCCGATTGTCGAAGCGGCGAAGGTCGGGGATTTCTTCGTGACGGTCACCGGCAACCGCGACTGCATCACCCGCCCGGCGTTCGAAGTCATGAAGGACGGTGCCGTGCTGGCGAATGCGGGGCATTTTGACGTCGAGATCTCCAAGCCGGACTTGCACGCCCTCGCCACGGACGTACGCACGGTGCGCAGCAACGTCGAGGAGTTCCGGTTCCGCGACGGCCGGAGGGTGTACCTGCTGGCGGATGGACGGCTCGTGAACCTGGCGTCCGGAGACGGTCATCCGGTGGAAGTGATGGACATGACGTTCGCGCTGCAGGCCCTGGGGCTTCGGCAGATTGTCGAGCACCAGTATGCGCCTGGTGTGCATACGATCCCGAAGGAACTCGATGAGACGGTCGCCCGGATGCGTCTTGCGGCGTGGGGGGTCGAGATTGATGCTTTGTCGGCCGGGCAGCGCACTTACCTGACCAGTTGGCACAGCGACTGA